From one Lysinibacillus sp. G4S2 genomic stretch:
- a CDS encoding methyl-accepting chemotaxis protein — MTLRKRLFMNILIPIVLAMAMIGFIIVQTATIQTTAQDDTELLLAVKELEQSLVVTSQSLNNYTYLDSEANKNEALENLKETDANLDALSSVSKIPEHKAIIKKIDDKYIELKKATETGFNANNRPEIKKQAIRISGILNDMYLLKKETNEWYKEMNDLTKQKITFITTTTIIGSILLIIATIIFSYVATKRITNPINHIVDCAQLVAAGNLTIDTSSLSYKKDSRNEVDQLTENFSKMIDSLKSTVQSIDDVGKNVNLFTQDVTSYIETVNAGNKQIAASTDELAKGSLTISEDIQSTAILMNTMTDQFTIVQQTSNQSAINGKQALAAVQNGRSSLEKQSSIAKDITSTSLDIKDAVTQFSQFTTEIQSAAKAVHAIADQTNLLALNAAIEAARAGEAGKGFAIVAEEVKKLSNETEKATSLITSMATHIQDGITLIHTTAERGHQLSNEQSHSMTDTEKSFEAIATHVLNINDQLQHLAKDMEQTSETSKQINNAIENISAITEETAAGTEEISASSQEQLLSFQKISEKVSELQDMTNTLTVELKKFTL, encoded by the coding sequence GTGACATTACGAAAAAGATTATTTATGAACATACTTATTCCAATTGTGCTTGCAATGGCTATGATTGGCTTTATAATCGTTCAAACAGCTACTATTCAAACAACTGCACAAGATGATACGGAACTTTTACTTGCAGTGAAGGAGCTTGAGCAAAGTTTAGTTGTAACGAGCCAATCATTAAACAATTACACTTATTTAGACAGTGAGGCAAATAAAAATGAAGCTCTTGAAAATTTGAAAGAAACAGACGCAAATTTAGATGCACTTTCCTCTGTTTCAAAGATTCCTGAGCATAAGGCAATCATCAAGAAAATCGATGATAAATACATAGAACTGAAAAAAGCTACCGAAACGGGTTTTAATGCTAACAACCGTCCAGAGATTAAAAAACAAGCAATAAGAATATCCGGTATTTTAAACGATATGTACTTACTGAAAAAAGAAACAAATGAATGGTATAAAGAAATGAATGATTTGACAAAACAGAAAATTACTTTTATTACCACAACAACAATAATAGGAAGTATCCTTCTAATTATTGCTACCATCATTTTTTCTTATGTCGCAACGAAAAGAATTACAAATCCGATTAATCATATCGTGGATTGTGCACAATTGGTGGCTGCAGGGAATTTGACGATAGATACCTCTTCCCTATCTTATAAGAAAGATAGTCGAAATGAAGTCGATCAATTAACAGAGAACTTTTCCAAAATGATTGATAGTTTAAAAAGCACCGTACAATCCATTGACGATGTAGGTAAAAATGTCAATCTATTTACACAAGATGTCACAAGCTATATTGAAACCGTTAATGCAGGCAATAAACAAATTGCCGCATCAACGGACGAACTGGCAAAAGGAAGCTTAACTATCTCAGAAGATATCCAGTCAACAGCTATCCTTATGAATACTATGACAGATCAATTTACTATTGTTCAGCAGACTAGCAATCAATCAGCAATAAACGGTAAACAGGCACTTGCTGCTGTTCAAAATGGCCGTAGTTCATTAGAAAAGCAATCCTCCATCGCGAAGGATATTACATCCACATCGTTGGATATTAAAGATGCTGTTACTCAATTCTCTCAATTTACAACAGAAATTCAGAGCGCAGCTAAAGCCGTTCACGCTATTGCCGATCAAACCAATCTGCTAGCATTGAATGCGGCAATCGAAGCAGCACGTGCTGGAGAAGCTGGAAAAGGATTTGCAATAGTGGCAGAGGAAGTCAAAAAACTTTCCAATGAAACTGAAAAAGCAACTAGTTTAATCACTTCTATGGCTACACATATACAAGATGGCATTACGCTCATTCATACTACTGCAGAGCGTGGACATCAGCTTTCTAATGAACAATCACATTCGATGACCGATACAGAAAAGTCATTTGAGGCGATTGCTACACATGTTTTAAACATTAATGATCAATTACAACACCTTGCTAAAGATATGGAACAGACAAGCGAAACAAGTAAGCAAATAAACAATGCCATTGAAAACATTTCAGCTATCACCGAAGAAACAGCAGCAGGAACAGAAGAAATATCTGCTTCCTCTCAAGAGCAACTATTATCATTCCAGAAAATTAGTGAAAAGGTATCTGAACTTCAAGACATGACAAATACATTGACTGTAGAGCTAAAAAAATTCACATTATAA
- a CDS encoding YitT family protein, with translation MRNIVVITLSSVLIAFAYNFLLIPHEILSGGLSGIAIMLGIITPVNTGILNLLLNLPLLIIGVMKLGKRFIGYTILSVVVLSVSLYIIPVYKATQEPILASLFGGVIVGLGTGIIFRASGSSGGFDIIAMLLSRKRDFPLGTLISVMNGIVVTISGFVFSWDAALLTLVSIYATGKVVDTIHTSHIKLTLMIITSKGEEVRQLLLSKLYRGVTIVDAKGAYSGEGRKVLITVITRYQLAEVKSMIKEADEKAFVNILQTVEVIGMFDRGLK, from the coding sequence ATGCGTAATATTGTCGTTATTACACTTTCATCGGTATTAATCGCCTTTGCTTACAATTTTTTGTTAATTCCACATGAGATTTTAAGTGGTGGTTTAAGTGGGATTGCCATTATGCTAGGGATTATCACACCAGTGAATACAGGGATTTTAAATTTACTTTTGAATTTACCATTGCTTATTATAGGGGTCATGAAGCTAGGGAAGCGGTTCATTGGATACACTATACTTTCGGTCGTCGTCCTATCAGTAAGCTTGTATATTATTCCTGTTTATAAAGCTACACAAGAACCGATTCTTGCCTCTTTATTTGGCGGAGTTATTGTAGGATTGGGGACGGGTATAATTTTTCGTGCATCGGGTTCCTCTGGAGGTTTTGATATTATAGCGATGCTACTAAGTCGCAAACGGGATTTTCCGCTCGGTACATTAATCTCCGTAATGAATGGGATTGTTGTAACTATTTCCGGATTCGTTTTTAGCTGGGACGCTGCATTACTAACACTCGTATCGATTTATGCTACAGGGAAGGTTGTTGACACCATTCATACGAGTCATATTAAATTGACGCTAATGATTATTACGAGCAAGGGCGAGGAAGTGAGGCAGCTGCTACTATCTAAGCTTTATAGAGGTGTCACTATTGTGGATGCGAAGGGTGCTTATTCAGGCGAAGGACGTAAAGTTTTAATAACCGTCATTACGCGCTATCAGCTTGCCGAAGTTAAAAGCATGATAAAGGAAGCGGATGAAAAAGCCTTTGTTAATATATTACAAACAGTAGAAGTCATTGGCATGTTTGATAGAGGCTTAAAGTAG
- a CDS encoding sigma-70 family RNA polymerase sigma factor — translation MDIEQLYLRYINDIYRYLYSLCKNPTLAEDLMQDTFYKAHITLLTNTIQDIKPWLFKVAYYTHIDYIRKEHRVNLTNNLEQSTFMTPEIIAVNEDSFHSLISLLDQLSPYEKQVIMLCDVHDCTYEQAANILDLKLNTLKSHLLRGRKKMRALIEKERQQYG, via the coding sequence ATGGACATTGAACAGCTTTATTTACGCTATATAAACGATATCTATCGGTATTTATATTCCTTATGCAAAAATCCAACATTAGCGGAAGATTTAATGCAGGATACATTTTATAAAGCGCACATTACATTACTAACTAATACAATCCAAGACATTAAACCATGGTTATTTAAAGTAGCCTATTATACTCATATCGATTACATACGAAAAGAACACCGTGTTAATCTCACGAATAATCTTGAACAATCAACATTTATGACACCTGAAATCATTGCGGTCAATGAGGATTCCTTCCATTCGTTAATTTCTTTACTCGATCAGCTATCGCCGTATGAAAAGCAAGTAATTATGTTGTGTGATGTGCATGATTGTACTTATGAGCAGGCGGCAAATATTTTAGATTTAAAATTAAATACGCTCAAAAGTCATTTATTGCGTGGGCGAAAAAAAATGAGAGCTTTAATAGAAAAGGAGAGACAGCAATATGGATGA
- a CDS encoding anti-sigma factor, with product MDDYEKLIASSKAEIANANDQSKYQKVIKKTIFTSKWKLIFATLTMILLIVPTSFMMTFMYYAFGTSSTTLMDVTSETLYVTEPNTSLEEIDFDMSFTPFSMKLAFEQYKRIGEEDYKANTYDLRFFLGSLSKKEVNTSLERVAPKHPTETNPWLIHPDNRNLTMDTGREWRVLDGLPDETVVEAYISFFDLMTVKEAEKAMPNVDVVWAAVDTGVEKTNLSKDGDVVSPIGYPVQRDNSTWSPFRDATSNEEVFMDILKNIEQHEELATEISSAKNLALPERIAYIEENGVKTYGVVVTGPKKDVLALEKMNNIVRYLKVGEVKLWNWSR from the coding sequence ATGGATGATTATGAAAAATTAATAGCAAGCTCCAAAGCAGAAATTGCAAATGCAAATGATCAAAGTAAATATCAAAAAGTCATTAAAAAAACAATATTTACGTCGAAATGGAAGCTGATTTTTGCAACTTTAACGATGATATTATTAATTGTACCAACAAGCTTTATGATGACATTTATGTATTATGCTTTTGGTACAAGTTCTACAACATTAATGGATGTGACAAGTGAAACGCTTTATGTTACAGAGCCTAATACATCACTGGAAGAAATAGATTTTGATATGTCTTTTACGCCATTTTCAATGAAGCTTGCATTTGAGCAATATAAGCGTATCGGAGAGGAAGACTATAAAGCGAATACTTATGATTTACGTTTTTTCCTTGGTAGCTTATCTAAAAAAGAAGTGAACACATCTTTAGAAAGAGTAGCACCAAAACATCCAACAGAAACTAATCCTTGGTTAATACATCCTGACAACAGGAATTTGACGATGGATACTGGTCGAGAATGGAGGGTGCTTGACGGTTTACCAGATGAAACAGTTGTGGAAGCTTATATTTCATTTTTTGATCTTATGACAGTTAAAGAAGCAGAAAAGGCAATGCCTAATGTCGATGTTGTGTGGGCTGCTGTCGATACCGGTGTAGAAAAAACAAATTTAAGTAAAGATGGTGATGTTGTTTCACCAATTGGCTATCCTGTGCAACGTGATAATTCCACATGGTCACCATTTCGCGATGCAACGTCAAATGAAGAAGTGTTTATGGATATTTTAAAAAATATAGAGCAACACGAAGAGCTTGCGACAGAGATTTCTAGCGCCAAAAATTTAGCATTGCCAGAACGTATTGCTTATATTGAGGAAAATGGTGTGAAAACATATGGGGTTGTTGTGACAGGACCGAAAAAGGATGTCCTTGCATTAGAAAAAATGAATAATATTGTACGGTATTTAAAAGTAGGTGAGGTGAAATTATGGAACTGGTCACGTTAA
- a CDS encoding MBL fold metallo-hydrolase: protein MLNIEILGGVGEYGRNCFFIENNGHAILLDCGVMNNRQKSPPNLTQAHVAKLDAVFISHSHIDHVGALPLLETLGYRGPIIMSKMTAQQLKQPCQHTRTFQPESIGKWLVVSNCLAFQWGYSGHLIGSVWYKIRFFEEVIFYSGDYVVDSFLLKAELPIEDWTVYDVAIIDSGHVEKRINNLEVLQQVSEFIHANPSCPIIFPSSFSGKTADVAIYLFQHTTRAIRIDHELLSLFDNYYEAPENLLSTNTMLQPFKLECLAKITESENTIYFMPERDEAKLVELLHKNPTAIVIFTGYWHKGNYRIQLSKNQHKEFFYKTHPDYHDIIALSKKINAHKTIYFHSSLTNRETTFLQLLKEEII from the coding sequence ATGCTTAATATAGAGATTTTAGGTGGGGTCGGTGAGTATGGCCGTAACTGCTTTTTCATTGAAAATAATGGACATGCTATTTTACTCGATTGCGGAGTGATGAATAATCGACAGAAATCTCCTCCGAATTTAACACAAGCTCATGTGGCAAAGCTTGATGCAGTGTTTATTTCCCATTCACATATAGATCATGTAGGTGCTCTTCCTTTGCTTGAGACATTGGGATACAGAGGGCCGATCATTATGAGTAAAATGACTGCGCAGCAATTAAAACAGCCATGCCAACATACAAGAACCTTTCAACCAGAATCTATTGGAAAGTGGTTAGTTGTTAGTAACTGTCTTGCCTTTCAATGGGGCTACAGTGGACATTTAATAGGAAGTGTTTGGTATAAAATCCGGTTTTTTGAGGAGGTGATTTTTTACTCTGGCGACTATGTGGTGGATTCCTTTTTGTTGAAAGCAGAGCTGCCGATAGAGGACTGGACTGTATATGATGTAGCTATTATTGATAGCGGTCATGTGGAGAAGCGCATCAATAATTTAGAAGTATTGCAGCAAGTGTCAGAATTTATTCATGCAAATCCAAGCTGCCCAATTATTTTCCCGTCTTCTTTTTCAGGAAAAACAGCAGATGTTGCTATCTATCTTTTTCAGCATACGACAAGGGCGATACGTATTGATCATGAATTGTTGTCTTTATTTGATAATTATTATGAGGCACCTGAAAATTTATTGTCTACCAATACAATGTTGCAACCGTTTAAACTAGAATGTTTGGCAAAGATAACAGAAAGTGAAAACACCATTTATTTTATGCCTGAGCGTGATGAAGCGAAATTAGTGGAGCTACTTCATAAAAACCCAACAGCTATAGTGATCTTTACGGGATATTGGCATAAAGGCAACTATAGAATTCAATTATCCAAAAATCAACATAAGGAATTTTTTTATAAAACGCATCCAGATTATCATGATATCATCGCACTTTCTAAGAAAATAAATGCACATAAAACTATCTATTTTCACAGTTCATTAACGAATAGGGAAACGACTTTCTTGCAATTACTAAAGGAGGAGATCATATGA
- a CDS encoding LysR family transcriptional regulator, giving the protein MNNMKLQAFCLLVELKKLAPVAKELGLTAPTVSFHIRSIEEEYGIRLFRTNAGGYRLTEAGEGLYHYARQIVQLQKDMNRFFENLLAGNIGSIRLGASGLPAHIFMPDIIHLVSTAYPDIRISLEVKTAPEIEQKVALQELDFGLIMETKQENSSLVYETIGEDELVLALSPTHELAAKKDISKGDVLKNKVLLHTSSSSTNHFIEKWMDPFHPSIYTIELDSVSTIKKMLTFGKTIAFLSVALIEDELKSGLLIKKDLHDMTLNRKIQLIYSKSRLESQMDSFVKTAIYDLAKQLKMYPHMT; this is encoded by the coding sequence ATGAATAATATGAAATTACAGGCATTTTGCCTACTTGTAGAATTAAAAAAATTAGCTCCTGTTGCCAAAGAGCTTGGTCTAACAGCACCGACAGTATCCTTTCATATTCGCTCAATTGAAGAGGAATATGGCATCCGTTTATTTCGGACAAATGCAGGTGGATACCGTTTAACAGAAGCGGGAGAAGGACTCTATCATTACGCTCGCCAAATTGTACAGCTACAAAAAGACATGAACCGCTTTTTTGAAAATCTTTTAGCAGGCAATATCGGCTCTATTCGACTTGGAGCAAGCGGGCTACCTGCACATATTTTTATGCCGGATATTATTCATCTCGTTTCAACAGCTTACCCTGACATTCGTATATCTCTTGAAGTAAAAACAGCACCCGAAATTGAACAAAAGGTAGCTCTTCAAGAATTAGATTTCGGGCTAATTATGGAAACAAAACAAGAAAATTCGTCCCTTGTCTACGAAACAATTGGTGAAGACGAACTTGTATTGGCATTAAGCCCTACCCATGAGCTTGCAGCAAAAAAGGACATCTCAAAAGGAGACGTCCTAAAAAACAAAGTATTATTGCATACATCCTCTAGTTCAACGAATCATTTTATAGAAAAATGGATGGACCCATTTCATCCATCCATTTATACGATCGAGCTAGATTCTGTTAGTACTATTAAGAAGATGCTGACTTTCGGAAAAACAATTGCCTTTTTGTCAGTTGCCCTAATTGAAGACGAGTTAAAATCAGGCCTTTTGATCAAAAAGGACTTACACGATATGACACTTAATAGAAAGATTCAACTTATTTACTCTAAATCTCGTCTAGAAAGCCAAATGGATTCATTTGTAAAAACAGCAATTTATGATTTAGCAAAACAATTAAAAATGTATCCTCATATGACATAA
- a CDS encoding MFS transporter translates to MKILYKDILDEKNFTFLLLGRLFKRSSLILFSLELIWLTMELTSSSPLYLSLMVMAETLPFIFLGIYGGVKADKWNKKKIMVICDLLIAILILSIPVMFFLGFLNYFILMCIAVLISILNCFSEPSFRALLPELVTNNKLQRSNALLDSIQRGASIIIPASVGIVVKVTDQIHILTLAFILISISGVFHMLINYKVTHLNTNDSEQGTIAEIKLTLAYLKSHRNILFIIFVQGISILINTGLWRVGLPIYLDTNLGKDISTFGIITGILGAAAFSTSIILGTLKKLNPIVIFKIGIILWGSGLLLIGLSPSIFVIYIATIIIGIGQASEGLGRIIIIQEQVPGNMLGKVFSISSSINYTSDTLSLGVISSILAIFTTSSVFLGGGGIILIIGLMGFMFFKKEK, encoded by the coding sequence TTGAAAATCCTGTATAAGGACATTTTAGATGAGAAAAATTTTACTTTTTTGTTGTTAGGGAGGCTTTTTAAAAGAAGTTCTTTAATATTATTTAGTTTGGAGCTCATTTGGCTAACGATGGAATTGACGAGTAGCTCACCACTCTATTTATCTTTAATGGTAATGGCTGAAACTTTGCCCTTTATATTTTTAGGAATTTATGGTGGAGTAAAAGCTGATAAATGGAACAAAAAGAAAATCATGGTCATTTGTGATCTTCTCATAGCAATCTTAATTCTTAGTATTCCAGTTATGTTCTTTTTAGGTTTTCTAAATTATTTCATATTGATGTGTATTGCAGTGTTAATAAGTATTTTAAATTGTTTTTCAGAACCAAGTTTTCGAGCTCTGTTACCAGAATTAGTTACAAATAATAAATTACAAAGAAGTAATGCTCTCTTGGATTCAATTCAACGTGGTGCTAGTATTATTATTCCTGCCTCAGTAGGGATAGTTGTTAAAGTTACCGATCAAATTCATATTTTAACTCTCGCATTCATTTTAATAAGTATTTCTGGTGTATTTCATATGCTAATTAACTATAAAGTTACTCATTTGAATACTAATGATAGCGAACAAGGAACAATAGCCGAAATAAAATTGACTTTAGCTTATTTAAAATCACATAGAAATATTCTCTTTATTATATTTGTTCAAGGTATAAGTATACTGATAAATACAGGATTGTGGCGTGTGGGATTACCTATTTATCTTGATACTAATTTAGGAAAAGATATTTCAACTTTTGGAATTATTACAGGCATACTTGGTGCTGCAGCATTCTCTACTTCTATTATTCTTGGTACACTGAAAAAACTTAATCCAATAGTAATTTTTAAAATAGGAATCATCCTATGGGGGAGTGGATTATTATTAATTGGTCTATCACCATCTATTTTTGTTATCTATATAGCAACAATAATTATTGGAATAGGTCAGGCAAGTGAAGGACTTGGAAGGATTATAATAATCCAAGAGCAAGTTCCCGGCAATATGTTAGGTAAAGTGTTCAGTATATCATCATCTATTAATTATACAAGTGACACATTATCGTTAGGGGTTATTAGTAGTATTTTGGCTATTTTCACTACATCCAGTGTCTTTTTGGGCGGAGGAGGAATTATTTTAATCATTGGTTTAATGGGATTTATGTTCTTTAAGAAAGAGAAATGA
- a CDS encoding M48 family metallopeptidase, with protein MAKKMGLVALLLFGVYVLCMYWYIFHSDGGTIPRALQGTAADPVMFMSEKELYLSGEYSKIRNFLFFVATPLEWLIYFMILIMGVSRYFEKVATSQTKWKLLQNASYLFLLSLLLYVVLFPLDYYRYNLSKIYGISTQGFSSWMRDGLIDFWVNFGMSFIIVSVIYWLIKKSAKRWWLYAWFLTIPFTIFVMFIQPVVIDPLYNDFYPLKNKELEAKILSIAAQANIPAEHVYEVNMAEKTNALNAYVTGIGSNSRIVLWDTTLNRLTDNEILFIMAHEMGHYVEKHIYFGIAGYLLLSLLGLWLTAKCMRWLVRRYGQVLKIKKISDISSYPLFLLITSVLLFASSPLSNYISRYQETRADQYAISLTGDRESAVTAFQKLTISGLSEVNPKLLVKWFRYTHPPMLDRINKVAEKEGEKKEEPLKEVPIKEEQKKEHQKK; from the coding sequence ATAGCGAAAAAGATGGGACTTGTCGCGCTACTTTTATTCGGTGTTTATGTGCTTTGTATGTATTGGTATATATTCCATAGCGACGGTGGTACAATACCACGAGCGTTGCAAGGAACAGCTGCAGATCCAGTGATGTTTATGTCTGAAAAAGAACTATATTTAAGTGGTGAATATTCTAAAATACGGAACTTCCTTTTCTTTGTTGCTACACCTTTGGAATGGTTAATTTATTTTATGATATTAATTATGGGTGTATCACGTTATTTCGAAAAGGTAGCGACGTCACAAACTAAATGGAAGCTGCTACAAAATGCAAGTTACTTATTCTTATTATCACTTTTATTATATGTTGTACTATTTCCACTCGATTATTATCGTTACAATTTAAGCAAAATTTATGGCATTAGTACACAAGGATTTTCGTCGTGGATGCGAGATGGCCTTATCGATTTTTGGGTTAACTTTGGCATGAGCTTTATTATTGTGTCTGTCATTTATTGGCTCATCAAAAAGAGTGCCAAAAGATGGTGGCTATATGCTTGGTTCTTAACGATTCCATTTACAATATTTGTGATGTTCATTCAACCTGTTGTTATTGATCCTTTATACAATGATTTTTATCCGTTAAAAAATAAGGAGCTAGAGGCGAAAATCTTGTCTATTGCTGCACAGGCAAATATACCAGCAGAGCATGTATATGAAGTCAATATGGCAGAAAAAACAAATGCCTTAAATGCCTATGTAACGGGTATTGGCAGTAATTCGAGAATTGTCCTATGGGATACAACCTTAAATCGTTTAACAGATAATGAAATATTATTTATTATGGCACATGAAATGGGACATTACGTTGAGAAGCATATTTATTTTGGTATTGCAGGGTACCTTTTGTTGTCATTGCTAGGATTATGGCTAACAGCAAAATGTATGAGGTGGTTGGTTAGACGTTACGGACAGGTATTAAAAATTAAAAAAATCAGTGATATAAGTTCTTACCCATTATTTTTACTGATAACATCTGTTTTATTATTTGCTTCAAGTCCTCTGTCCAATTATATTTCAAGGTATCAAGAAACGAGAGCCGATCAATATGCGATTTCACTTACAGGTGATCGAGAGTCGGCAGTTACTGCATTCCAGAAGCTGACGATATCTGGTTTAAGTGAGGTAAATCCAAAGTTACTTGTAAAATGGTTCCGTTATACACATCCACCAATGCTTGATCGTATTAATAAGGTAGCGGAGAAAGAAGGAGAGAAAAAAGAGGAGCCTTTAAAAGAAGTGCCGATAAAAGAGGAGCAGAAAAAAGAACATCAGAAAAAATAA
- a CDS encoding BMP family ABC transporter substrate-binding protein, which yields MKKIMISLCLIVLLITGCSTAPTEKAKEDYKIGILLSDAGLGDESFNDSAFKGLEKARDELGILFDYKEAPDGNYEEKLEELVSENYNVIIGLGFSVQEALEKTAKQHPDQQFILIDAQSDVENIISITFKEQEGSFLLGMVAAMTSKTGKIGFIGGANAPVIHHFENGFIEGARYFNPNIEIVSEYAGTFDDTDAGAAIAERYIKNGVDFIYHAAGFTGFGAIKKAEEMGKYAAGVDTDQFYIAEKTVVTSMLKNVDQAVFNMCKTLVEEGQISEKSFSFGLADNGVGLADIRIIKLTFEQQAAIEQAKKDIVSGKIKVTAEKGNSQ from the coding sequence TTGAAAAAAATAATGATTAGCCTTTGTTTGATAGTTTTATTAATAACAGGCTGTTCAACGGCACCGACTGAAAAAGCCAAAGAAGATTACAAAATTGGTATCTTGCTTTCAGATGCAGGTCTTGGTGATGAATCGTTTAATGACTCAGCATTTAAAGGACTTGAAAAAGCACGTGATGAGCTAGGTATTTTGTTTGATTATAAAGAAGCACCAGATGGCAATTACGAAGAGAAGCTTGAAGAACTTGTCTCTGAAAATTATAACGTCATTATCGGGCTTGGCTTCTCCGTACAGGAGGCGCTGGAAAAGACAGCAAAACAACATCCAGATCAGCAATTCATCCTTATTGATGCGCAATCAGACGTTGAGAATATCATTTCAATAACCTTTAAAGAGCAGGAAGGAAGCTTTTTACTCGGAATGGTTGCTGCGATGACGAGTAAAACCGGAAAAATAGGATTTATTGGTGGTGCAAATGCTCCGGTTATCCATCATTTTGAAAACGGCTTTATTGAGGGAGCTCGATATTTTAATCCAAATATCGAAATTGTCAGTGAGTATGCCGGCACATTTGATGATACCGATGCTGGTGCTGCAATCGCAGAACGTTACATAAAGAATGGCGTCGATTTTATTTATCATGCAGCGGGATTCACAGGCTTCGGCGCCATAAAGAAAGCTGAAGAAATGGGAAAATATGCAGCGGGAGTTGATACTGATCAATTTTACATTGCAGAAAAAACGGTCGTAACATCCATGTTAAAAAATGTCGACCAAGCTGTTTTTAACATGTGTAAAACACTAGTTGAAGAAGGGCAAATTTCTGAAAAATCATTTTCATTCGGTCTAGCTGATAATGGGGTCGGACTTGCAGATATCCGTATTATCAAACTAACATTTGAACAACAGGCTGCCATTGAACAAGCTAAAAAAGATATTGTCTCAGGTAAAATAAAAGTTACCGCAGAAAAGGGGAACAGCCAGTGA
- a CDS encoding ABC transporter substrate-binding protein: protein MKKRSIKLFATAGILLTLALAGCGNKTVESDKESSVKPKEEQTLTVYSAGPDGLAANIQQAFEEKTGIKVEMFQGTTGKILSRLEAEKNNPVADVVVLASVASMDGLKETDQLQSYKDAANAKKINSDWSDAEGYYYGYSASALGIAYNTKNTQQAPEEWTDLGKAEWENKINIPDPSMSGSAVDFLYGYTEAEKTAWTTMEKWKENGLQVNGANKEALDAVITGDKNATISGVDYMAYKAKADGEPVEIVYPKSGTVVSPRAVGILKDAKNEESAKAYVDFLLSDEGQKLVADAYLLPGNKDIPVKDRAALDEIPQLNVNWEGAEAKQLEVLTKFNDIFR, encoded by the coding sequence TTGAAAAAACGAAGTATAAAACTATTTGCTACAGCTGGGATTCTTTTAACATTAGCGTTAGCGGGCTGTGGAAATAAAACAGTAGAGAGCGATAAAGAATCAAGTGTAAAGCCGAAAGAAGAACAAACTTTAACGGTATATTCTGCTGGTCCAGATGGTTTAGCAGCGAATATTCAACAAGCATTTGAAGAGAAAACAGGAATAAAAGTAGAGATGTTCCAAGGGACAACAGGTAAAATATTATCGCGTTTAGAAGCAGAGAAAAATAACCCTGTAGCAGACGTTGTCGTACTAGCCTCTGTCGCTTCAATGGATGGCTTAAAGGAAACAGATCAGCTTCAAAGCTATAAAGACGCTGCAAATGCAAAGAAAATCAATAGCGATTGGTCAGATGCAGAAGGTTATTACTATGGTTATAGTGCTTCAGCTTTAGGAATTGCTTATAATACAAAAAATACACAACAGGCTCCGGAAGAATGGACAGATTTAGGAAAAGCCGAATGGGAAAATAAAATTAATATACCAGATCCAAGTATGTCAGGCTCTGCTGTAGATTTCCTATACGGATATACAGAAGCGGAAAAAACAGCTTGGACTACGATGGAGAAGTGGAAAGAAAATGGTTTACAGGTGAATGGTGCTAATAAGGAAGCGTTAGATGCTGTTATTACTGGTGATAAAAATGCCACAATTTCAGGGGTAGATTACATGGCCTATAAAGCAAAAGCTGATGGAGAGCCAGTAGAAATTGTTTATCCAAAAAGCGGGACAGTTGTCAGTCCACGAGCTGTTGGTATTTTGAAGGATGCAAAAAATGAAGAAAGTGCAAAAGCGTACGTTGATTTTTTACTGTCAGATGAAGGGCAAAAGCTTGTCGCAGACGCTTACTTACTACCAGGCAACAAAGATATACCTGTAAAGGATCGAGCAGCTTTGGATGAAATTCCTCAGCTAAACGTGAACTGGGAGGGTGCAGAAGCGAAGCAACTTGAAGTATTAACTAAATTCAATGATATTTTTCGTTAA